A DNA window from Pseudomonas sp. B21-056 contains the following coding sequences:
- a CDS encoding MerR family transcriptional regulator: MNVITDDKFVFQASRGLEREDLFPIREVSRLTGVNPVTLRAWERRYGLIQPTRTESGHRLYSLGDIEKVRSILAWIERGVAVSKISKILSKTESLKPVSMFISSDLVRVDYAQWQRQVAVAVANFDDVELDRVYGQIFSSYAVPIVFQRILMPLWRQLLQRQQEFGQTSEWLFFDGFLRSRVSQRLLLKREDRSRRVLVSAIAGQCRELELLVTALYVSKAEVGIRLMTVGQPFDELTLVCQKTQPLALVLVSNHAPVAELPKRLNRLAMSLDCPLMLAGDVSDLMQESLAGSSIGCLGNDGTVMRQRLRQMLAGNLDT; this comes from the coding sequence ATGAACGTGATCACCGACGATAAGTTCGTTTTCCAGGCATCAAGGGGCCTGGAACGCGAAGACCTGTTTCCCATCCGCGAAGTTTCGCGACTTACCGGGGTGAATCCCGTGACCCTGCGCGCATGGGAGCGTCGCTACGGGCTGATCCAGCCTACCCGTACCGAAAGCGGTCATCGCCTGTATTCCCTGGGCGATATCGAAAAGGTCCGCAGCATCCTTGCCTGGATCGAACGCGGTGTCGCTGTCAGTAAAATCAGCAAGATCCTGAGCAAGACCGAGTCATTGAAACCGGTTTCCATGTTCATTTCATCGGATCTGGTGAGAGTCGATTATGCGCAATGGCAGCGCCAGGTCGCGGTCGCGGTCGCCAACTTTGACGATGTAGAGCTGGATCGCGTCTATGGGCAGATTTTTTCCAGCTATGCGGTGCCGATCGTGTTTCAGCGCATCCTGATGCCGCTCTGGCGCCAACTGCTGCAACGTCAACAGGAATTCGGACAGACCAGCGAATGGCTGTTTTTCGACGGATTCCTGCGCTCGCGTGTCTCACAACGACTCTTGCTCAAACGCGAGGACCGGTCGCGGCGTGTCCTGGTCAGCGCCATTGCCGGCCAGTGCCGTGAGTTGGAATTGCTGGTGACGGCGCTGTATGTATCGAAGGCGGAAGTGGGTATCAGGTTGATGACCGTCGGCCAGCCATTCGACGAGCTGACCCTGGTGTGCCAGAAGACTCAACCTCTGGCATTGGTGCTGGTGTCCAACCATGCGCCGGTCGCCGAGTTGCCCAAGCGCCTGAACAGATTGGCGATGAGCCTGGATTGCCCGTTGATGCTGGCCGGTGATGTGTCCGACCTGATGCAGGAAAGCCTGGCGGGATCGTCGATCGGCTGCCTGGGAAATGACGGAACAGTGATGCGTCAGCGCTTGCGTCAGATGCTGGCAGGTAACCTGGACACCTAG